A DNA window from Parafrankia discariae contains the following coding sequences:
- a CDS encoding aspartate kinase has product MALLVAKFGGSSVADADRIKRVADRIVQTRRAGNDVVVVVSAMGDTTDDLLDLAEQVSPLPPARELDMLLTAGERISMALLAMAITKLGAEARSFTGSQAGVITDSVHGRARIIDVTPGRIRTALDEGAIAIVAGFQGVSQDTKDITTLGRGGSDTTAVALAAALGADACEIYTDVDGVFTADPRIVPDARRIEKISYEEMMEMAACGAKVLMLRCVEYARRYSVPVHVRSSFSSKPGTWVTDTSEAQLVEQAIIRGVAHDSSEAKVTVKGCPDKPGVAAAVFRAVADADVNLDMIVQVGSVAGSGRTDISFTLPMTDGKTALGALEKVRDQIGFERTLYDDHIGKLSLIGAGMKSHPGVSARFFGALADSGVNVEIISTSEIRISVVVRDTDLPVAVRAVHAAFELGNPDETAVVYAGTGR; this is encoded by the coding sequence ATGGCGCTCCTGGTCGCGAAGTTCGGCGGGTCCTCGGTCGCGGACGCGGATCGCATCAAGCGGGTGGCCGACCGGATCGTCCAGACCCGCCGGGCCGGGAACGACGTGGTCGTCGTGGTGAGCGCGATGGGTGACACCACCGACGATCTGCTCGACCTGGCCGAGCAGGTGAGTCCGCTGCCGCCCGCACGGGAGTTGGACATGCTGCTCACCGCCGGTGAGCGGATCTCCATGGCGCTGCTCGCGATGGCGATCACCAAGCTGGGCGCCGAGGCGCGGTCCTTCACCGGCTCGCAGGCCGGTGTGATCACCGACTCGGTGCACGGCCGGGCCCGGATCATCGACGTCACCCCCGGTCGCATCCGCACCGCGCTGGACGAGGGCGCGATCGCGATCGTCGCCGGCTTCCAGGGTGTCAGTCAGGACACGAAGGACATCACCACGCTGGGGCGCGGCGGCTCCGACACGACCGCGGTGGCGCTCGCCGCCGCGCTGGGCGCCGACGCCTGCGAGATCTACACCGACGTGGACGGCGTGTTCACCGCCGATCCGCGCATCGTCCCCGACGCACGCCGCATCGAGAAGATCTCCTACGAGGAGATGATGGAGATGGCGGCCTGCGGGGCGAAGGTGCTCATGTTGCGGTGCGTCGAGTACGCCCGCCGTTACTCCGTCCCCGTGCACGTCCGCTCCTCGTTCTCGTCGAAGCCGGGCACATGGGTCACCGATACTTCGGAGGCACAGCTCGTGGAACAGGCCATCATCCGCGGCGTCGCGCACGACTCGAGCGAGGCGAAGGTGACCGTCAAGGGCTGCCCGGACAAGCCGGGCGTGGCGGCGGCCGTGTTCCGGGCGGTCGCCGACGCCGACGTCAACCTCGACATGATCGTCCAGGTCGGGTCGGTCGCCGGCTCCGGGCGGACGGACATCTCGTTCACCCTGCCGATGACGGACGGCAAGACGGCGCTCGGCGCGCTGGAGAAGGTCCGCGACCAGATCGGCTTCGAGCGGACCCTCTACGACGACCACATCGGCAAGCTGTCACTGATCGGCGCCGGGATGAAGTCGCATCCCGGGGTGTCCGCCCGGTTCTTCGGCGCCCTGGCCGACTCCGGCGTCAACGTCGAGATCATCTCGACGTCCGAGATCAGGATCTCGGTGGTAGTGCGGGACACCGACCTGCCGGTGGCCGTGCGCGCCGTGCACGCCGCCTTCGAGCTGGGCAACCCGGACGAGACCGCCGTCGTGTACGCGGGAACCGGCCGATGA
- a CDS encoding zinc-binding alcohol dehydrogenase family protein encodes MLAWQVTNPAPVAAASLRAVELPIPEPGPGQVRLKVAACGVCRTDLHLAEGDLPPHRPRAVPGHEIVGYVDALGPGLPEAGAAPIRPGDRLGIAWLAGTDRTCAYCRRGAENLCPASLYTGWDVDGGYAQYAVVAAEYAYRLPAGYSDGELAPLLCAGIVGYRALLRAELPPGGRLGVYGFGASAHLAAQVAIAQGATVHVMTRSARARRLALELGAASATGAYDSPPEPLDGAVLFAPVGDLVPVALAALDRGGTLSIAGIHLTDVPVLNYQRHLFQERSVRSTTANTRADGREFLEIAGRHRLAVTTTPYPLTAADQALEDLARDRVDGAAVLFPDGV; translated from the coding sequence ATGTTGGCCTGGCAGGTCACCAACCCCGCGCCGGTGGCCGCGGCGTCACTGCGCGCGGTCGAGCTGCCCATCCCCGAGCCCGGTCCCGGTCAGGTCCGTCTGAAGGTCGCCGCCTGCGGCGTCTGCCGGACGGACCTGCACCTGGCCGAGGGTGACCTCCCCCCGCACCGGCCGCGCGCCGTGCCCGGGCACGAGATCGTCGGGTACGTCGACGCGCTCGGTCCCGGGCTCCCGGAAGCCGGGGCGGCCCCGATCCGGCCGGGGGACCGGCTCGGCATCGCCTGGCTCGCCGGGACGGACCGGACCTGCGCCTACTGCCGGCGTGGCGCCGAGAACCTCTGCCCGGCGTCGCTCTACACAGGTTGGGACGTCGACGGCGGGTACGCCCAGTACGCCGTCGTCGCCGCGGAGTACGCCTACCGCCTGCCCGCGGGCTACAGCGACGGCGAGCTCGCCCCGCTGCTCTGCGCCGGGATCGTCGGCTACCGGGCGCTGCTGCGCGCCGAACTGCCACCCGGCGGCCGGCTGGGCGTCTACGGGTTCGGCGCGTCCGCGCACCTCGCCGCGCAGGTGGCGATCGCCCAGGGCGCGACGGTGCACGTCATGACCAGGTCCGCCCGCGCCCGCCGCCTTGCCCTGGAGCTCGGCGCGGCGTCCGCGACCGGCGCCTACGATTCCCCGCCCGAGCCGCTCGACGGGGCGGTCCTGTTCGCGCCGGTGGGTGATCTGGTCCCGGTCGCGCTCGCCGCGCTGGACAGGGGCGGCACCCTCTCGATCGCCGGGATCCACCTAACCGACGTCCCGGTCCTGAACTACCAGCGGCATTTGTTCCAGGAGCGCTCGGTGCGCAGCACGACCGCGAACACCCGCGCCGACGGCCGCGAGTTCCTGGAGATCGCCGGGCGCCACCGGCTCGCGGTGACAACCACCCCGTATCCGCTGACAGCCGCCGACCAGGCGCTTGAGGATCTCGCGCGAGACCGGGTGGACGGCGCCGCGGTGCTCTTCCCGGACGGCGTCTGA
- a CDS encoding aspartate-semialdehyde dehydrogenase: MSGASRRPTLAVVGATGAVGTVMLALLTERPDVWGEIRLVASARSAGRTLRVRGEDVTVRALAPEVFDGVDIAVFDVPDEVSAQWAPVAAARGAVAVDNSGAFRMDPDVPLVVPEVNAAAVADRPRGIIANPNCTTLSMIVAVGALHRAFGLESLFATSYQAASGAGQEGIDTLYAQLALVGGTSELGQRAGDVRKAVGEEGLGPFPAPLALNVVPWAGSLKDGGWSSEELKIRNESRKILGMPGLRVSATCVRVPVVTTHAVAVHARFGRPVTGEQARDVLTSAPGVAVLDDPAAGEFPTPADVVGTDPTWVGRIRQSPDDPHEVALFVCGDNLRKGAALNTLQIAELLAAG, encoded by the coding sequence ATGAGTGGGGCCTCCCGGCGGCCGACGCTGGCCGTGGTCGGCGCGACCGGCGCGGTGGGCACCGTGATGCTCGCGCTGCTGACCGAGCGCCCCGATGTCTGGGGTGAGATCAGGCTGGTGGCCTCCGCCCGCTCCGCCGGGCGCACGCTGCGGGTCCGCGGCGAGGACGTCACCGTGCGGGCCCTGGCGCCGGAGGTCTTCGACGGCGTCGACATCGCGGTCTTCGACGTGCCGGACGAGGTCTCGGCCCAGTGGGCGCCGGTCGCCGCCGCCCGCGGCGCGGTCGCGGTGGACAACTCCGGTGCCTTCCGGATGGATCCGGACGTCCCCCTGGTCGTCCCCGAGGTCAACGCCGCCGCGGTGGCGGACCGCCCGCGCGGCATCATCGCGAACCCGAACTGCACCACCCTGTCGATGATCGTCGCGGTCGGCGCGCTGCACCGGGCGTTCGGCCTCGAATCGCTCTTCGCGACGTCCTACCAGGCCGCGAGCGGGGCCGGCCAGGAGGGCATCGACACCCTCTACGCGCAGCTGGCCCTGGTCGGGGGCACCAGCGAGCTGGGGCAGCGCGCCGGTGACGTGCGCAAGGCCGTCGGCGAGGAGGGCCTGGGCCCGTTCCCCGCGCCGCTGGCGCTGAACGTGGTGCCCTGGGCCGGCTCGCTCAAGGACGGCGGCTGGTCGTCGGAGGAGCTCAAGATCCGCAACGAGTCGCGGAAGATCCTCGGGATGCCCGGGCTGCGCGTCTCGGCGACCTGTGTGCGCGTGCCCGTGGTCACGACGCACGCGGTGGCTGTGCACGCCCGATTCGGGCGGCCGGTCACCGGCGAGCAGGCCCGGGACGTTCTGACGTCGGCGCCGGGCGTGGCCGTGCTCGACGATCCCGCCGCGGGCGAGTTCCCGACGCCGGCGGACGTGGTGGGCACGGACCCGACCTGGGTCGGGCGTATCCGTCAGTCGCCTGACGATCCGCACGAGGTCGCGTTGTTCGTGTGCGGGGACAACCTGCGCAAGGGCGCCGCGCTCAACACGCTCCAGATCGCGGAGCTGCTCGCGGCCGGCTGA
- a CDS encoding TerD family protein, translating to MAISLAKGGNVSLTKQAAEAGTGALTALTVGLGWDARTTTGTDFDLDASAIGVKSDGKALSDGHFVFFNNMKSPEGAITLSGDNVTGAGEGDDESINIALGLVPAEIDKIVVPVSIYDAANRAQNFGQVRNAYIRVVDQTGTELVRYDLSEDYSTETVVIFGEVYRNGADWKFRAVGQGHNDLSGLARDHGVNV from the coding sequence ATGGCGATCAGCCTTGCCAAGGGCGGCAACGTCAGCCTCACGAAGCAGGCCGCCGAGGCAGGAACCGGAGCGCTGACCGCGCTCACCGTCGGGCTCGGGTGGGATGCCCGCACGACGACCGGCACCGACTTCGATCTCGACGCCTCCGCCATCGGCGTGAAGAGCGACGGCAAGGCGCTCTCCGACGGGCACTTCGTCTTCTTCAACAACATGAAGTCCCCGGAGGGCGCCATCACGCTCTCCGGCGACAACGTGACCGGTGCCGGCGAGGGCGACGACGAATCGATCAACATCGCCCTCGGCCTGGTGCCGGCGGAGATCGACAAGATCGTCGTGCCGGTCTCCATCTACGACGCGGCGAACCGGGCCCAGAACTTCGGCCAGGTCCGCAACGCCTACATCCGCGTGGTCGACCAGACCGGCACCGAGCTCGTCCGTTACGACCTCTCCGAGGACTACTCGACCGAGACGGTCGTCATCTTCGGCGAGGTGTACCGCAACGGAGCCGACTGGAAGTTCCGCGCGGTCGGCCAGGGGCACAACGACCTCAGCGGCCTCGCCCGCGACCACGGCGTCAACGTCTGA
- a CDS encoding cold-shock protein has translation MAQGTVKWFNSEKGFGFISVDGGGSDVFVHYSAIDMDGYKALEEGQRVEFQVTQGQKGPQADAVRVV, from the coding sequence GTGGCTCAGGGCACGGTGAAATGGTTCAACTCGGAGAAGGGCTTCGGCTTCATCTCCGTGGACGGCGGCGGGTCTGACGTCTTCGTCCACTACAGCGCAATCGATATGGACGGGTACAAGGCACTCGAGGAGGGCCAGCGGGTCGAGTTTCAGGTGACCCAGGGCCAGAAGGGCCCGCAGGCCGACGCCGTCCGCGTCGTCTGA
- a CDS encoding CYTH and CHAD domain-containing protein: MGSSREIERKYSVDQSFVLPRLTQVDGVATARTRRTVTLEAVYYDSDDLRLARNRITLRRRTGGDDAGWHLKLPVSPGVRDEIHRPLDSSDPVPADLVDLATVHLRGAELRPVARLVTLRTARRLRDMAGRDLAEVVDDQVTAQTLGATTVVQKWREIEVELGAGDPGVLDAVEAVLTGAGAALSASASKLAQVLGPALTDAPGPDVPPAATKLRRRTPAGEVVRAYLVAQVEALLATDPRVRLDAPEAVHRMRVACRRTRSTLRTFAPFFPAELVAHLDVELRDLAGALSAARDAEVQIAYFAGRLDDLPADLLRGDVAGAISARLTADQTAARAEALEMLRSERYLTLVEDLLALVNGPFVGRSGKPAEKVLPDLLHDADRRLSRKVGRAAALPVGAERDGILHSARKQAKRLRYAAEAVGPVYGPPAAAFARLAESMQELLGTHQDATIARGLLRDWGVEAQIAGEPTAFTLGVLLGLEECRARTAERDFFDLWPDASARRHRRWFARR, from the coding sequence GTGGGCTCTTCGCGGGAGATCGAGCGCAAGTACTCCGTGGACCAGAGCTTCGTGCTCCCCCGGCTGACGCAGGTGGACGGGGTCGCGACGGCCCGCACCCGCCGCACCGTCACCCTGGAGGCCGTTTACTACGACTCCGACGACCTGCGGCTGGCCCGCAACCGCATCACCCTGCGCCGCCGGACGGGCGGCGACGACGCCGGCTGGCACCTGAAGCTCCCCGTCAGCCCGGGTGTGCGCGACGAGATCCACCGCCCGCTCGACTCGTCCGATCCGGTTCCCGCCGACCTCGTCGACCTCGCCACCGTGCACCTGCGCGGGGCCGAGCTGCGCCCGGTCGCCCGCCTGGTGACGCTGCGCACGGCCCGCCGCCTGCGCGACATGGCGGGCCGCGACCTGGCGGAGGTCGTCGACGACCAGGTGACGGCCCAGACGCTCGGCGCGACCACGGTCGTGCAGAAGTGGCGGGAGATCGAGGTCGAGCTGGGCGCCGGCGACCCGGGCGTGCTCGACGCCGTCGAGGCCGTGCTGACCGGCGCCGGCGCCGCGCTGTCGGCCTCGGCGTCGAAACTGGCCCAGGTGCTCGGCCCGGCGCTGACCGACGCCCCCGGCCCGGACGTGCCACCCGCCGCGACGAAGCTGCGCCGGCGGACCCCGGCCGGCGAGGTCGTCCGCGCCTACCTGGTCGCGCAGGTCGAGGCGCTGCTCGCCACCGACCCGAGGGTGCGCCTGGACGCGCCCGAGGCGGTGCACCGGATGAGGGTGGCCTGCCGGCGGACCCGCAGCACCCTGCGGACCTTCGCCCCGTTCTTCCCCGCGGAGCTGGTCGCGCATCTGGACGTCGAACTGCGCGACCTGGCCGGGGCGTTGTCCGCCGCGCGCGACGCCGAGGTGCAGATCGCCTACTTCGCGGGCCGGCTCGACGACCTGCCCGCCGACCTGCTGCGCGGGGACGTCGCGGGGGCGATCTCTGCCCGGCTCACGGCCGACCAGACCGCCGCGCGGGCCGAGGCGCTGGAGATGCTGCGCAGCGAGCGCTATCTGACCCTCGTCGAGGATCTGCTCGCGCTGGTCAACGGCCCGTTCGTCGGGCGTTCGGGAAAGCCCGCGGAGAAGGTGCTGCCCGATCTGCTGCACGACGCCGACCGGCGGCTGAGCCGCAAGGTCGGCCGGGCCGCCGCCCTGCCGGTGGGCGCCGAACGCGACGGGATCCTGCACTCCGCGCGCAAGCAGGCCAAGCGGCTGCGGTACGCGGCCGAGGCGGTCGGCCCGGTGTACGGACCGCCCGCGGCCGCGTTCGCCCGGCTCGCCGAGTCGATGCAGGAGCTGCTCGGCACCCACCAGGACGCGACGATCGCCCGTGGTCTGCTGCGGGACTGGGGGGTCGAGGCGCAGATAGCCGGCGAGCCGACCGCCTTCACCCTGGGCGTCCTGCTCGGGCTGGAGGAGTGCCGCGCCCGCACCGCCGAACGGGACTTCTTCGACCTGTGGCCGGACGCGTCGGCGCGCCGGCACCGGCGCTGGTTCGCCCGCCGCTGA
- a CDS encoding ATP-binding protein codes for MRVRLLGPVDVVDAAGLPIAIGSPTQRLLLAVLGSRVGEVVPPARLVAAVWGESPPPSAEATLRSYISRLRRVLGGALPTHPGGWSLRLAPEQVDIAVFERLLRLAGLTGPAGLEGLDGLDGAAGPARDTSARLAALDDALALWRGPAFGELTDDPALRPVAARLGAARAAARESRAALLLATGRPAAPAAVAADLTPAGSLPGRAADTAAVCDLLASARLVTVFGPDGVGRTRLALHLADRLAGGFPHGVRLVELATVADPTSVPAFVADALGVRGASCAARAAGDAGADAALAAAAELDALVILDNCDHVVAAAAAVAAALVGNGRGVRVLATSREPLGVAGERCWPVRPLRVDGPDAPAHALFRERVRAARGQPVRGPGDLAAADRIVRRLDGLPLGLELVAARSGTTSLPELGAGLDDHFGPLRDARRVGTPRHRALTDVVGWSVSLLDAPHRAMLRTLGVFAGPVGPADVAALAGVPEPETRELLDALVARSLVVVDPSRAPTRYSLLETVRGYARRRLGASDTALRQAHARYVLAEVRAADAVLRTAREAAGHSRITDLMVEAHAAQTWALGEDPPLAVEIAAGLHVFAVSRLRVEPLRAAVELVRVLGLHPPPGGEPHRLADLVTDLAVGLPPGVAVGAAATVLATAACWYANAGELELAVACAQRGRLIAADAPERRFPLELLSDTASGQGRIGEAVDHGWELVAAARSCADPHAEVAGLLNVALAHARAGHVEDGRAALSQVPRGPLAPSDLGWLAYGEAELIRDRDPDHCLRLLDRAAALADSVDNPCLGGTARVSAVSVRARCGDPRQAVEAFARALRHWRDQYALTHLLTALRNLVVLFRRLGRPRPAARLLGAVTSPAVRPSHGAQAAMLAATDRWIDDALGHAAATAERAAGATRTLIAATGTALDDLAAITAEIPGG; via the coding sequence GTGCGCGTGCGCCTACTGGGCCCGGTGGACGTGGTGGACGCTGCCGGGCTGCCGATCGCCATCGGCAGTCCCACCCAGCGGCTGCTGCTGGCCGTCCTCGGATCGCGGGTGGGGGAAGTCGTACCTCCCGCCCGCCTGGTCGCCGCCGTGTGGGGGGAGTCCCCACCGCCGTCGGCCGAGGCGACGCTGCGCTCCTACATCTCGCGGCTGCGCCGGGTGCTCGGGGGCGCGTTGCCGACCCACCCCGGCGGGTGGTCGCTGCGGCTCGCCCCGGAACAGGTCGACATCGCCGTCTTCGAGCGTCTGCTGCGGCTGGCCGGGCTGACCGGACCAGCCGGGCTGGAAGGGCTGGACGGGCTGGACGGGGCAGCCGGGCCGGCGCGGGACACCTCCGCGCGGCTCGCCGCGTTGGACGACGCCCTCGCCCTCTGGCGTGGCCCCGCCTTCGGTGAGCTGACGGACGACCCGGCGCTGCGACCGGTCGCGGCGCGCCTCGGGGCGGCCCGCGCCGCGGCGCGCGAGTCACGGGCCGCGCTTCTGCTGGCCACCGGGCGCCCGGCGGCCCCGGCTGCCGTCGCCGCTGATCTCACCCCCGCCGGGTCCTTGCCGGGTCGGGCGGCTGACACGGCCGCGGTCTGCGACCTGCTCGCCTCGGCCCGGCTGGTCACCGTGTTCGGACCGGACGGGGTCGGCAGGACGCGGCTGGCGCTGCACCTCGCCGACCGCCTCGCGGGCGGGTTCCCGCACGGCGTCCGGCTGGTGGAGCTGGCGACCGTCGCCGACCCGACCTCCGTCCCCGCGTTCGTCGCGGACGCGCTGGGCGTGCGCGGTGCCTCCTGCGCCGCCAGGGCCGCCGGCGACGCCGGTGCCGACGCCGCCCTCGCGGCCGCCGCCGAGCTGGACGCGCTCGTGATCCTGGACAACTGCGACCACGTGGTGGCCGCGGCCGCGGCCGTCGCGGCGGCCCTGGTCGGGAACGGCCGCGGAGTGCGGGTACTCGCGACGAGCCGCGAGCCGCTCGGGGTGGCCGGCGAGCGCTGCTGGCCGGTGCGCCCGCTGCGGGTCGACGGCCCGGACGCGCCCGCGCACGCCCTGTTCCGGGAGCGCGTCCGGGCCGCCCGCGGGCAACCGGTTCGAGGGCCCGGGGACCTCGCGGCGGCCGACCGCATCGTCCGGCGGCTGGACGGCCTGCCACTCGGGCTGGAACTGGTGGCCGCGCGCAGCGGCACGACGTCCCTGCCCGAGCTCGGGGCCGGGCTCGATGACCACTTCGGCCCGCTCCGGGACGCCCGCCGGGTGGGAACGCCACGCCACCGGGCGCTCACCGACGTGGTGGGCTGGTCGGTCTCGCTGCTGGACGCACCGCACCGCGCGATGCTGCGCACCCTGGGCGTCTTCGCGGGTCCGGTGGGCCCGGCGGACGTCGCCGCGCTGGCGGGCGTGCCCGAACCGGAGACCCGGGAACTGCTCGACGCCCTGGTGGCCCGGTCGCTGGTGGTCGTCGATCCGTCCCGGGCTCCAACCCGTTACTCGCTCCTGGAGACCGTCCGCGGGTACGCGCGACGGCGGCTCGGCGCGTCGGACACCGCACTGCGCCAGGCACATGCCCGATACGTCCTCGCCGAGGTGCGGGCCGCCGACGCGGTCCTGCGCACCGCGCGGGAGGCGGCGGGGCACAGCCGGATCACCGACCTGATGGTCGAGGCCCACGCGGCCCAGACCTGGGCGCTGGGCGAGGATCCCCCGCTGGCCGTGGAGATCGCGGCCGGCCTGCACGTGTTCGCGGTGTCGCGGCTGCGGGTCGAGCCGTTGCGCGCCGCGGTGGAACTCGTCCGCGTGCTGGGGTTGCACCCGCCGCCGGGCGGTGAGCCCCACCGGCTGGCGGACCTGGTGACCGATCTCGCCGTCGGTCTGCCGCCCGGCGTGGCGGTGGGGGCCGCGGCGACCGTGCTGGCGACGGCGGCCTGCTGGTACGCCAACGCCGGTGAGCTCGAGCTCGCCGTGGCCTGCGCGCAGCGCGGCCGGCTGATCGCCGCGGACGCGCCCGAGCGCCGGTTCCCGCTCGAGCTGCTCAGCGACACCGCCTCCGGTCAGGGCCGGATCGGTGAGGCCGTCGACCACGGCTGGGAGCTCGTCGCCGCGGCGCGGTCCTGCGCCGACCCGCACGCGGAGGTCGCCGGGCTGCTCAACGTGGCGCTCGCCCATGCCCGCGCGGGGCACGTCGAGGATGGCCGGGCCGCCCTCAGCCAGGTTCCCAGGGGGCCGCTCGCACCGTCCGACCTCGGCTGGCTGGCCTACGGCGAGGCCGAGCTGATCCGCGACCGCGATCCGGATCACTGCCTGCGGCTGCTCGACCGCGCGGCCGCCCTGGCGGATTCGGTCGACAACCCCTGCCTGGGCGGGACGGCGCGGGTGTCCGCGGTGTCCGTCCGGGCTCGCTGCGGTGACCCGCGGCAGGCTGTGGAGGCGTTCGCGCGGGCGCTGCGGCACTGGCGCGACCAGTACGCGCTGACCCACCTGCTGACCGCTTTGCGTAACCTTGTCGTGCTCTTCCGGCGTCTCGGCCGACCGCGGCCGGCGGCGCGGCTGCTCGGCGCGGTCACCTCACCGGCGGTCAGGCCGAGTCACGGCGCGCAGGCCGCGATGCTCGCGGCGACCGACCGCTGGATCGACGACGCCCTCGGCCACGCCGCCGCCACCGCCGAACGCGCCGCCGGAGCCACCCGCACCCTCATCGCCGCCACCGGGACGGCCCTCGACGACCTGGCCGCCATCACCGCCGAGATCCCCGGCGGCTGA
- a CDS encoding CPBP family intramembrane glutamic endopeptidase, producing the protein MTRASIGSGRAGDSDGPAGTAATGAASAGASAGAGAAGAEATEATGGTGATGGEPLSRRSLRTEILLVLGVSFGASGLFALIRYLGVLTAQQSVRSQVARLNSSAAPGRPWLDLALQAASLATALVPALLVVHLLGRHGGGPAAIGLDRRRSRSDAARGAALAAVVGGTGLAFYLVAWHSGANLTVAPSNLPDVWWRIPVLVASAAQNGLAEEVVVAGYLLVRLREMGWGENRALAASALLRGSYHLYQGLGGFAGNVAMGLLFGRIFQRTGRVLPLVIAHTLIDTVAFVGYVTLAGRVSWIPVPR; encoded by the coding sequence GTGACGAGGGCCAGCATCGGCAGCGGTCGGGCCGGCGATTCCGACGGGCCGGCGGGCACGGCCGCGACCGGTGCCGCCAGCGCCGGTGCCAGCGCCGGTGCCGGTGCCGCCGGCGCCGAGGCCACCGAGGCCACCGGCGGTACCGGGGCCACCGGCGGCGAGCCGCTGAGTCGGCGGTCCCTGCGCACCGAGATCCTGCTCGTCCTCGGGGTGTCCTTCGGCGCCTCCGGCCTGTTCGCGCTCATCCGCTACCTGGGCGTGCTCACCGCGCAGCAGTCGGTCCGCTCGCAGGTCGCCCGGCTCAACTCGTCCGCCGCGCCGGGGCGCCCCTGGCTCGACCTCGCGCTGCAGGCCGCCTCGCTCGCGACCGCGCTGGTACCGGCCCTCCTCGTCGTCCACCTGCTGGGCCGGCACGGAGGCGGGCCCGCGGCCATCGGCCTGGATCGGCGCCGCTCCCGCTCGGACGCCGCCCGCGGCGCGGCGCTGGCGGCGGTGGTCGGGGGCACCGGTCTCGCCTTCTACCTGGTCGCCTGGCACAGCGGCGCGAATCTGACGGTCGCGCCGTCGAACCTGCCCGACGTCTGGTGGCGGATTCCGGTCCTGGTGGCCTCGGCTGCCCAGAACGGGCTGGCCGAGGAGGTCGTGGTCGCCGGGTACCTGCTGGTGCGCCTGCGCGAAATGGGGTGGGGCGAGAACCGCGCGCTCGCCGCCAGCGCCCTGCTGCGCGGCTCCTACCACCTCTACCAGGGGCTGGGGGGCTTCGCCGGCAACGTCGCGATGGGGCTGCTGTTCGGGCGGATCTTCCAGCGGACCGGCCGGGTGCTACCGCTCGTCATAGCACACACACTCATCGACACTGTCGCGTTCGTGGGGTATGTGACGCTGGCCGGACGAGTGTCGTGGATACCCGTTCCCCGCTAG
- a CDS encoding aldo/keto reductase: protein MTAPATPRTTRLGLTDMSITRVGFGAWAIGGADWAFGWGRQDDDEAVEAIRAAVRSGVNWIDTAAVYGLGHSEELVGRALAAIPADQRPYVFTKCGLVWDETDPTRPPARVGAPASIRAEVDASLRRLGVERIDLYQLHWPPRDGTPIAEVVGALHGLRAAGKIRAVGASNLSVAQLEEAATAGGVDVLQPPFSLINRVAAADLLPYCALRDIGVIVYSPMQSGLLTGGWSARRTDALAADDWRRTAAEFNPPALERNLALVDALRPIAARHGTTVAAVAVAWTLAFDGVTAAIVGARRPDQIDAWLPAGGAVVLTDLDLDEIGVAVERLEVGAGPSRQGPALPGSALV from the coding sequence ATGACCGCGCCAGCGACCCCGCGCACCACCCGACTGGGTCTGACCGACATGTCGATCACTCGGGTCGGGTTCGGCGCCTGGGCGATCGGGGGGGCGGACTGGGCGTTCGGCTGGGGGCGCCAGGACGACGACGAGGCGGTCGAGGCCATCCGGGCCGCGGTGCGGTCCGGGGTGAACTGGATCGACACCGCCGCGGTCTACGGTCTCGGGCACTCCGAGGAGCTCGTCGGCCGGGCGCTGGCCGCCATCCCCGCCGACCAGCGCCCCTACGTGTTCACCAAGTGCGGCCTGGTCTGGGACGAGACCGACCCGACGCGGCCCCCCGCGCGGGTCGGCGCGCCCGCCTCGATCCGCGCCGAGGTGGACGCCTCGCTGCGCCGGCTCGGGGTGGAACGTATCGACCTCTACCAGCTCCACTGGCCGCCGCGGGACGGGACCCCGATCGCCGAGGTCGTCGGCGCCCTGCACGGGCTCCGCGCCGCGGGCAAGATCCGCGCGGTCGGGGCGTCGAACCTCTCGGTCGCCCAGCTGGAGGAGGCGGCGACGGCGGGCGGCGTCGACGTCCTGCAGCCGCCGTTCTCGCTGATCAACCGGGTGGCGGCCGCCGACCTGCTGCCGTACTGCGCCCTGCGGGACATCGGTGTGATCGTCTACAGCCCGATGCAGTCCGGGCTGCTGACGGGCGGGTGGTCCGCGCGGCGCACCGACGCGCTCGCCGCGGACGACTGGCGGCGCACGGCGGCGGAGTTCAACCCGCCGGCCCTTGAGCGCAACCTGGCCCTGGTCGACGCGCTGCGCCCGATCGCGGCCCGGCACGGGACGACAGTGGCCGCGGTGGCCGTCGCCTGGACGCTGGCCTTCGACGGGGTGACCGCGGCGATCGTCGGGGCCCGGCGCCCGGATCAGATCGACGCCTGGCTGCCCGCGGGTGGCGCGGTGGTGCTGACCGACCTCGATCTGGACGAGATCGGCGTAGCGGTCGAACGTCTCGAGGTGGGTGCGGGGCCGTCTCGGCAGGGCCCCGCGCTGCCTGGCAGCGCGCTCGTGTGA